DNA sequence from the Leptospiraceae bacterium genome:
GTAAACCTTTTCCAGGCAAAAGTTATCCACTTCGTCTTCTTTTACTTTATCCGGTGAGGATGCCTCCTTTAATATATCCGAATATTCAGCTAAAGCAAATTTCATTTGCCTTGCTCCTTCTTCTATGTCTTCCCAGATTCCGAAATGTGTCAGATAAGCTTTATCGGCCCCGGTCTCCAGTATCTTATCAACGGAGAGAAGAGCTTCCTGTGGATCAAAGTCTGTAGGAGTACTGGTAGGAAAGAGAAAATTTGAGTTTCCTTTTTGTAAGGCAGGATAGGCTATACCGAAAGAATCTCCGGTAAAAATTCCGTTTGTTTTTGAATCGTGAATCACAAAATGATGATTGGCATGTCCTTTTGTGTAAATAAAACTTAAGTTTCTTTCTCCTAATTTTAATACTTCTCCATCCTGCATAATGCGAACTCGTTTTTCATCGACAGCCTGAATGGTTCCATACAATTCGTTAAATGATTCTTCACCGTAGACCATTTTAGCACTCTGTATCAACCTGTTAGGATTAATGATATGGGGTGCTGCTCTTGGGTGAGCTAAAACTGTAGCATTAGGAAAACGGGAGAGTAGTTCAGAAGTTCCGCCTGCATGATCTAAGTGAACGTGGGTAATAATTAAGAAACGAACATCTTCCGGTTTTCTCCCTGCTTTTTCCAATTCATCATAAAGAATCGGAGCTGCTTTCGCTGTATTATTCTCCACAAAAGCAACTTCCTCTCCTTCCATCATCATATACGCACAGGCAAGTTGAGGATAGATATAATTACAATCAATGCATTTGATAGATTCTTCCATGTTTTCTCCTTTTCTTGTTTTAAGATTAAATCCACTTCTTCCATTTGAAGAAAGATACCATACTCAAAGCCAGTGCAGCCATAGCAGTCAGGGTTATGGGGTAGGCATATTTAACTTCTAATTCCGGCATGTATCTAAAATTCATTCCATAAATTCCTGCAATAAAAGTTAGAGGAATAAAGATGGTAGATATTAAAGTTAAAACTTTCATTACCTCGTTTAGCTTCATACTAATCCGGGTTAAATAAATTTCAAGAATAACATTTAATTCTTCTTTTAAACTATCCAAATTTGAAAGTACTATGGATACATGGTCCAGTATATCCCGAAAATATACTGTATTTTCTTTTTTTATATAAGACGCTCCGAGTCTGGATAGTTCCGGTAAAACGTTTTCCAGGGGTTGAATCATTCTTCGAACTTGAACCAGAAGTTTTTTCAATCGGTTGATTTCATTTAAATCGGATTCTTTAGGTTGTTTTAAAATACTATCCTGCAAGAACCGAATTTCTTCTTCTATACTTTCTATCAGGTTAAAATAATTATCCACAACAAAGTCGATCAAAGAATAAAGGAGATAATCAATTCCTTTTTTTCGGATTTGTCCCCGACTATTTTTGATCCTGTCCTGAATAATCGCAAAATAGCTCTCTTTAGAGGAGTCTTCAAAAGAAAGCAGAACATGGTCCGACAAGACAAAGCTAATCTGTTTTTTTTGTAAATAATTCTTCACAGGATCATAATTGATCATATTTACTACAACAAATAGACTCTGGTCATAATCTTCCAACTTGACCCTCTGTTCCGTATTGGCTATATCTTCTAAAATAAGATGGTGTAGAGAAAATGCTTTTCCTATATTTTCTAACATTATAGGATTTTGTGTATCCTCGATACAGCACCAATTAACAAGTCCTTCTGCATGTTGTTTCGGTATACTTTGAGAAGTATATTGTTCTTCCAAAAATTCAACAGGATTGTAAGAAATAATTTTAAACTCATCCCTGGTGCTAATTTCTCCACTCGGTATAATGGTTCCGGGAGGCAGGCCGGCTTTCTTGGGTCGTTTTTTTGCAATTTCCATATATAATATTTATAGAATATATTTGAATTATACTACTTCGGGAGTTTCGCTTTTCTCTTCTTTTTCAATTTGTTCCACTACATTTTTCGCAGGTTTAACTAATTTGGCTTCCAGTTTACATTTGGGATAATAACCTTTTTCCATACGCTTTCCTATATATCCGAAAGGATTTAATGGATTCACAATATTTATATCCCTACCCCGAATACTTAAAGGACATTTCTCTAACTTCTTCTGGCAGAGAACCTGAGTAGAACGGGGTTTCGGATAGGCCCAGGCAGATTCAAAAGGACAGGATTTTTCTATTTCTGCAATCCGTTTTATATTGTCCAAAAGTTCGCTATATTGTTTGAAACGTGAAACTACTTTTTTAGGAAGTTGTCCTTCAAAAAAACCTTTCTCAATATTGTAAGAAAACATAGTAAGAATTTTGGAACCCGGGTCTTTATCCTCACCGAGTCTCCGATTCATCTCTTTAATGAATCTGGCTATTTTCATAGCTTCCAATACATGACGAATGACTTCTTCGGAAAACTCATCTCTCTGAGAAGGAGCGGTTCGACTCACTTCTCTAAAAAACACATTTTCTTTCAAATTATCCATATTTATGTGAACGGGCTTTGCATCATCAACAATGGTTATTACCGGTGTCTCTACTATTGAGACTACTTCGTAAGGAAGGTTTATCTTGTCACAAAAATGTGCCGAGATAGAAGAAAGCTCTTTGAATTGTGCTTCGGTAAAATTCTGAATCTTATAAAAATTACTACCGGCCATAGATAGATCACAGAAAAGACCTGATAAAAAAGAGTAACGGGTTAAGAATTTGAAATACTCCGGATTTTGCAGGGTAATCGACATGGTGAGAAGTCCCATGTCAGCCATATAGTTAAAGAACTCCGGCTCAGTGGTATAAAAATATAGAAGAGCTAAGGAAATCGCAGGATCGGTAAAGGCATTCTCTATAAGACTGAGTATATCCACCTTCCTTTCTGAATTATTTAATAAGAAATTAGCTATTGTATTATCCTGAACATCAATTCTTTTATAGATTTTTTTAGCCAGAATAGGGTTCAAACGGTTTTGAAGATCACGGTTAATAAGAATTTTAAAGGTAGGCTCAAAATCTTCCTGTATAGAAATCAGGCGTTTTAAGATGGCATCACTGATCAGGGAATGAGATTTAACCATAACGGTTCCCGAATTATCGATTAATTGGTTTGCCAGTTGAAAACAGTTATTCAGATGAAACCTTTCTATAAAGGTTATCAGCTCTCCGATATCATAAAACTCGAGGCAATTTGGTTTAAGCTTCATGTGTATCCCCTTTTTATTCTTCTATCATAAAGGCCAAATTAAGTTAGCCCTGGTGTTTTATGATACATTAGACGTTAACTTCTTTTTTTTCTTTTTCTAATAGATAATATAATAAAATATCCACATCAGAAGGATCTACCCCGGAAATCTGGGCTGCCCTTTCAAGATTTACCGGCCTGTGCTTTTGTAGTTTTAGTAATGCTTCCGTCTTTAAACCTGTAAGGATGGAATAATCAAAGTTCTCCGGAATTTCTTTGCTATAGTGTTTTTTCCTGTAATCAATTGCTTCCAGTTCTTTTTTTATATATCCTTCATATTTGATTTCCATATTCAGAACCTGGATATCTTCGTCGGGCAAGCTTGCTAAACCTTCTATAAATTCTTTGCATTCTATGAGTTGAATTTCCGGACGTTTTATGAAAGCATCGATTTTCGCACCGTATTTTATGGAATGCAAGTTTTTCTTATCCAGAAGTGTTTGTAGTTCAGGTGAGGGCTTTAAACCGGTAGAATAAATTTTCTGTCGCATTCCCTCGATTCTTTCGTATTTATCCTCCATTTTCTTATAATCCTCTTTGGAAACCAGTTCCATCCGGTAGGCATATTTCATCAGTCGCTTATCCGCATTGTCCTGACGGAGTAATAAACGATGTTCTGCCCGGCTTGTAAACATTCGATAAGGGTCTTCAACTCCCTTATATACCAGGTCGTCAACCAATACTCCTATATAGGACTCACTGCGACTGAAATACAGGGGAGCTTCTTTTCTATGTGCTAAAATAACATTATAGGCAGCAACCAGTCCCTGGGCAGCAGCTTCCTCGTAACCCGTAGTTCCATTGATTTGTCCGGCATGGTATAAGCCTTTTATTTTATGGGTTTCGAGGCTCGGTTTCAATTCGGTTGGATCTACATAGTCATACTCTACAGCATAGCCGGGTCGAATGATTTCCGCTTTTTCCAGACCCTTAATACTTCTTACCAGTTTCCACTGTACCTCTTCGGGTAAACTGGTAGATATTCCATTGGCATAAATTTCTTTTGTATGATACCCTTCCGGTTCGAGAAAAATCTGGTGTCTCTGCCTTTCAGCAAAACGTACGATTTTATCTTCTATGGAGGGACAGTACCTCGGTCCGGTAGATTTAATTTGTCCGGAATACATAGGGGACAGGTTAAGCTTTTCCTCTATAAGCTTATGAGTCTCTAAATTCGTATAGGTAATATAACAGGGAACCTGTCTTCGGGTGATCGTTTCTGTTGAAAAAGAAAAAGGAACAGGAGGTTCGTCACCATGCTGAGCTTCCAGTATAGAAAAATCCAGGGTATCGGCGTGCAGTCTCGGAGGAGTTCCGGTTTTTAACCTTCCGAGACGAAACTCAAACTTCGCCAGAGAAGAAGAAAGGCCCATAGCTGCGGCATCTCCGAGTCGTCCCGACTCCTTCTGAAAGGTACCGATATGGATAAGACCCTTTAAAAAGGTTCCCGTTGTCAGAATAACAGCCGGGGCATAAATGGTAAAACCCCTGCCGGTTTTAACTCCCCGTATTTGTTTATCTTCAATCAGGAACTCTTCGACTGTATCCTGCCTGAGGGAAAGATTTTTTGTTTTTTCAAGGGTATGCTTTACGCAGAGCTGGTATTCTTTTTTCTCAGCCTGGGCTCTCGGTGCCCAGACCGAGGGGCCTTTAGAGGTATTGAGCATTTTGAACTGTATTCCGGTTGCATCAATCACCTTTCCCATGAGTCCACCCAGTGCATCTACTTCCCGCACCATATGTCCTTTCGCGATACCACCTATAGCCGGGTTACAACTCATCTGCCCGATAGTATCGAGGTTCATAGTAATTAGAAGAGTTTTAAGCCCCCCTCTCGCTGCAATATAAGAGGCTTCTGCACCGGCATGACCGCCTCCCACAACGATACAATCAAATTGATCGGGAAAAAAAGAATCCATAGTCATTTATAACCTAAATTTTTTGAATCACATCCATGACTGCATCGAGTTTGGCCGGAAGCTGAATAATTTCATTGGCCATCCTCGAAGAAACTCCATTTAACTCATGTTTATGGTATTTAACTTTAAACTCCGTAAATTTTAAACCGGAAGCGGTAGAAATCACGACTACAGACTGTCCTTTCTGTATAACTCCCTTTTCGATAAGCTTGAGCATGGAAGCAAGAGCAACCCCCGTATGCGGGTCATTGTACATGCCGTAGAGGTCACCTCTCGCAGCCGCATCGGCCAGTTCTTCTTCGCTTGCCTGCTCGACCACTCCTTGAAAGGTTTTCAAAGTTTTAATGGCTTTTCGCACGGAAACCGGGTCTCCTATCCGAATAGCGGAGGCTTCCGTAGCTTTGGCCTGAACGGGTTCAAAAGTCTGAAATTCCTTGAGATAAGAACGATAAAGAGGATTGGCATTCTCTGCCTGAGCTAGAGCTATACGGGGAAGTTTATCAATAATGCCGATTTCTTTCATGAGTAAAAAACCATTTCCGAGGGCTGATACATTTCCGAGGTTTCCACCCGGTATCACTATCCAATCCGGAACCTGCCACTCTAATTGCTGGGTAATTTCGGCAGAAATACTTTTCTGGCCTTCCACCCGGAGTGAATTCATAGAATTGGCCAGGTAAATATTACTTTCTTTGGTTACTTCCTGAACGATTTTCATACAACCATCAAAATCGGTATCCAGAGAAATCACTTTTGCTCCATTAGATACCGGCTGAATGAGCTGTGCAGTAGAAACCTTATCTCCGGGAAGAAAAATAATCGAAGGAATGCCGGCTTTAGCAGCATAGGCCGCAAGAGCTGCTGAAGTATCACCCGTACTGGCACAGGCCACCGCCCGGATAGAAACTCCTTCGGAAAGCATTTGCTTCACCTGACTGACCAGAACCGTCATGCCGAGGTCTTTAAAAGAGCCTGTATGAGAAACCCCGCATTGTTTGATATGTAGAGACTTTAAACCCAGATCTTTTGCAAATCTATCGGCTACAAAAAGGTGGGTTTTACCTTCTCCGATACTTACAATATTGTTCTCATTGATGCCGGGCAAAATCCATTCTTTTTTATTCCATACACCGGAGGTATTCGGAAAGCGAACCGAACCCAGACGGCCATCAAAGGTCGCTTTCCATTCTTCGGCAGAAACTTTTTTTAAAGCCTCTGTGTTATGGCTGACCTGTAAAAGTTCTCCGCACTTTTTACAGCGATATACAATTTCATTTAATTCGTAGGTTTCTTTACAATTCTCATTGAAACAGGTAAAATGGGCATGAAAATTCTTTTGACTCACGGGTCTTTTCCTCCGGCCTTTATGGCAGAATGCAAGAGGCTATTTTTTGGAAAACAGGTTTTTTTTGAAAATTTGATTTCGCTTTCCTTTTGTGTTAATAGTATAACTGTAAAAACTATTCAACGTCCGGCTGAACGGAAAGCAAAACTCGCCAAATAAGACCTCCCTCTGCCCTGTGAATGAGCGAAGCGAGAGAACGAATTAGGGAAGGGGGAATGAGGGGCTTAGGTAAAAAGCTAATAGCTGAAGGCTTTTTTAAAAAAATTTACCAGATAAGCTTCGGGAAGTTCAGTCATTTCTGAAATGAAATCAAGAGAGGAACCTGCGTGTTTCATTTTTATCGCGGTTCGGAGGGCTTTTTTATGCTCAGCTCTTTTTTCACGAATACTCACAAGACGCTGTGTCTTCTCTATCTCTTGAGTTAGATAGCGTTCCTTTTCGATGCCCTGTTCCACTCCTTTTTTGAGTCCTTCCTCGAAAGCATACTCGATGGTGGCTTCGTGGTCTCTTTCTGTTTTCAGACGCATCTCGTAGTAGTTTCGGGTTTTTCTGTCCAGAGAAATATCCTGAAGGGCTTCAACCGCTTCACGAATTACAGGGTTCTTGATTTTGAGCTCTTTCACGTCCTCTTCCTTTAATTTCTCGGCTTTTTGGATGAGATATATCCAATCTTCTAAATTAGACTCCTGAGTTCCGGATGTATTCAGGAATTTCTTCAGTTCTAAAATGTGGATTTCGAGGTCTTTCGTCAAGGCTATTTCTCTGCCTGATGTTTCCAGAACCCGGAAAATGGAATGATAGTTTTCTGTTTCCAGAAGCTTGAAATTTAAAAAAGAAACGGAATAAACCGGTTTTAAGTCCGAATATTTTTTTCCTCGAACTATCTGCTGGGAATAAAGCTTTGCCCAGTAATATAGAATTCGTTTTCCATAAAATTTCTGGGGAAAGGCCTGCATTTCAATTCCGAAATATTGTTTGTTTTTATTCTTTGCATGTATATCGAGAACCGACAACTTATCACTCATAAGGTCTCCGGGAATTTCCGGGTTTAGTATTTTTAGCCGGGTGATTTTTTGATTGCCTTCAAAGCCCAGAACCGAGTTTAAAAGGTCAGCCAGCAAATGCGGATACTTTATGCAAAATATCTTAAATACAATATCGTTATGTAAGGGTAGAAGTCCGTTCTGTTTTTCCGTATCTTTCTGTTTCATTTTATGATCTCCTACTATAAAGGGTTTAAAAATGCACAAATGGAACAAAAATTTTCTATGGAATAGGAAGCCAAACTGGACTTTTGGGATAATTTTTGGAATTTTTTTTAAGCCGAAATCTGGCTCCCTTTTCCCCAGCCGGATGTGGTTGCAGAGCGTAAGCCAAAGCACATCCGGCTGAACGGGGGCCGGGGGATAAATAATCTTACTTACCTTTATTCTTTGAAATATTACACTTATTTTGAAGATATAAAAATTCCTTTTTATTCCTGTCGTTTTCGGTAGATATAGCTGTATCGAGACATTTTTTCATCCAATCGGCAGCCTCACAGGGATTATCAAATTGCCGGTATTCGAGAACTGCAAGGTCTCTATATAATCTTTGATGGTACCGGCTATTTTTAAATTTCGTATTTTGAAACACGGTATCTGAGGTTAAAAAGTAGTCTTTCGCATCCTCAAATTGTTTTTCCTTTACATATATAAGACCTATATGACGTAAGGTACTCGCATAAAACAATGTATAATGATAATTATAATCTTCTAATTTTTCCTTTAGCTTTAAATAATATTCCAGATCTTTTAAATTTTCAGCTTCATAATCAATGGTTTTGGGATCTAAATTTTTTTCTATTTCTTTCGTTTCTTTATTTTTTTCCTCTTCTGTTTTTTCCGGACTCAAGCTGACTTTATTAATTTTTTCTTGAATGACTTCTTTTCCTTTAACTTCCTTCTGTCCGATTCTTACCCTATACTTATATAAGATTTCTTCCGAAAAAATCAGGCTACTAAGAGTAATTAAGAAAAAAAATAAGCGTATAAAAAACATTACTTTAACCTTTCTATAGCTTTTTGCACTTTTTCTTCTTCTGATTTATAGCCCGATTTTTTATACGCCAGTATACTTTTTTCAAAATGGTCTAATGCAATTTGTTTTTGGTTTTCTGAAACATACAATTGACCCAGAGTAAAAAGAGTATCCGCATAATTTCGAGTATTTTGCATTTTATTTTTTTCATACGAATCTTTGCAGAAAAGATAATAATTTTTAGCTGCTTTATAATCTTTATCCAGGATTTTCAAATATCCAAGACCGAACATAAGATCAGCATATCCGCTATTGGACGACATTTTCTTTGCATCATAAATCTTTTTTGCATCGAGATACAATTTCCGGGCTCCGGGACTATCACTCTGCATCAGGGTAACCGAAGCTAAAGAATATAATACATTTGCATAGCTTGTACTTTTGCTTTGCCCTATTTTTTCAAAAACCTTTTGTGATTCCAAAAAGAAAGGTATGGCATCCATAAACAAACCCTGTTGATATCTGGCCGAACCCGCTAAATTTAGAAGTTCCGCATAATCTAATGTGTTCTGCTTGTCTTTAGCTTTAAAGAGTTTTATAGCTTTATTGTAATAAAAGATAGCTTTATCTAATTTACCCATCAGGGCAGAAGCATAACCCGCATACATAAAAGCTTTATCATGCGAAGCATCCACTTCAATGGCTTTATCGAAAAAATGTAAAGCCGTATTATTATTCACATATAAATTTTCCAGTCCTTTGGAGAAATAATCAAAAACCTTTAAGTCTACCTTCTTTTCATCCTGTGATTTACTTTCCTGTTTTTGTATTTTATTCTGAATCGAAGTTAAAGAATACTTCTTCCCGCTGAGTAGATTATGAACTACTTTATCCTGTAGTTCATGAATTTGCGTTAGCTCTCCTCGAAGTTTCACACTGGATTCGGTTGTCGCTGTTTTTAAATCCACATAAAAAGCGATGATCTTAATTTTATCACCCAGCACCTGGTAAGAACCCCGGATAATTTTCTCAGCACCGGCAAACTCTCCTAATTGCAGGGCTGAATTTTCTTTTATAATTCCCTGCTGAGCAAGACTCACCTCTTTTAAAGCGTTTTCTCTATCTGTTTTGGTTATAACCGTAATTTCCTGAATCATACAAAGATCCGCGATAATAGATTCCTGTATTGCAAAAGAATAGGAAGAATGTTCTTTACTGCTGCCGCTTAACATGGTAAAAGGTTCTACCATGATATGAGTTTTAGAGGAAGAAAAAATAGCAGGTGTATAGATTAAAAAAAAAATTGCAAGTTTTAAGATAGGTTTCATACCTGTAGGAGTATAAAAAATCTTTAAAATAAATCAAGTAAATTTCCAGTATGAACCTTTTATTAAACTACCAAAACTATTTCAGACCTCAGTTGAAAGTATATCATCTTCTCATTCTGAGCCTTAGCATTCTTTTTTCCTGTAAATCCTTTCATCTTTCCCAGACGGATAAGAAATACTTACAGAACAATAAAAAAGTCGGAATACATGGTTTTCAAGTTCAAATCGAAACCCAGGAAACGCTGGGAGCAAGACTCAGTCGGGGAGTAGTTCAACTTGTTTTTCCTGATAGCAAAGATGGAAAACCAGATAAAGAAAAACTTAAAGATCTGGCAATGGACACCATACTGAAAAACTTTTTAGATAAAGGTTTCTATCCGGTAGAGCGAGAACAACTCAGGCAAATTCTAAAAGAGTATTCTCTTCGACAGGCAGGTGTCATCGATGATTTGAAAGAGTTAAAACTCTCAGGGATTGATAGTATTTTTACTGCTCATTTACAAATACGAATAGTAAGTAGCTTCTGGAAAACAAAGGCAATTCTATCTTTTTCGGGAAGACTTATGGACATCAAAACAGGTATGATACTTGCTTCCGGTTCTATCTCAAAAGAGTTTGAGGAAATTCGGGAAAAAAATATTACCTCTATGATCGATTCCTGGTTTTCGGATATGTATAACGTAAGAGAATGAAAGCATTATTTTTAGATATGGATGGGCTCATGGTAGATACAGAAAAATTATACCAGGCCGCACAAAATGAAATATTTGGTAAATATAATATACTCATAGATGAATCTATTCTAAACAAAATAATGGGTCAAAAACCTATAGACTCCTGTCGAATTCTTGTAGAAGAAACCGGCATTCCCCTTCAGCCTGAAGACTTATTACATAAGAGAAACCAAATTATGGAACAAAAACTTCACTCCGAATTAAAAATGATGCCCGGACTCATGGAATTTTTATTGGAATTTCAGGGCATATACCGGATGGCTGTTGTCACCGGTGCTTCAAAAAAATTTTTAGATAGTATTCTTGCTTCTTTGAATATTCGATATTTCTTTTCAAGTTTCATAAGTTCGGATGAAATTAAAAAGGGAAAGCCCGAACCGGAAATTTATGAAAAAGCTATGGAATCTCTCTGTGTATCCAAGGAGCATGGCATCGCATTAGAAGATTCTTCTAATGGGGCTCTTTCGGCTAAAAGAGCGGGCCTGTATGTAATTGCCATTCCCAATGTTTATACCTCAGGGCAGAACTTTAGTTTTGTAGATTATATGGCTAAAGATTTATACGAAGCTAAGGAACATATAAAAAATCTAATATTATAAGATAGGAACGGGGAAATTATCAAAAAATAAATATCACTTGACAGAGTCTTACTTTTTTTACAAAAAAAGAACTATAGAGCTAAAATTATAAATGGAGTTATGTATGAGTTTAATGGATTCTTTTAAAAGCATGGTGGGAAAGGGTCTTCCTAAGGTAGAAGTAAAGCTTAAAAAAACCGAAGCTGCTGTTCTTGAAAGTGTGAAAGGCATGGCAACTATCACCGGCGGCGAATACCCGGTAGAAATTGAAAAAATCGTATTATATATGCAGACTCTCGAAGAAAATGTAGAAACAAGCAAAACCCACGAGTCTTCCTCGAAAGTAGGTACCATTACCTTTAATGACTATGCTCTTGAAGTTGGAGAAACCATTGAACTCCCTTTTCAAATCAAAATCCCCAAAAGCAATCTTTTAACTTCTACTGCCATAAAAAACTTTGTAAAGGTTCATCTCTCAATAAGCGGTCAGGATACATTTGGAGTTTGTGAAATTAAAATCATCTGATAAC
Encoded proteins:
- a CDS encoding MBL fold metallo-hydrolase; protein product: MEESIKCIDCNYIYPQLACAYMMMEGEEVAFVENNTAKAAPILYDELEKAGRKPEDVRFLIITHVHLDHAGGTSELLSRFPNATVLAHPRAAPHIINPNRLIQSAKMVYGEESFNELYGTIQAVDEKRVRIMQDGEVLKLGERNLSFIYTKGHANHHFVIHDSKTNGIFTGDSFGIAYPALQKGNSNFLFPTSTPTDFDPQEALLSVDKILETGADKAYLTHFGIWEDIEEGARQMKFALAEYSDILKEASSPDKVKEDEVDNFCLEKVYQFMEEEVLRREIKLNETEQELVGMDIKMNAMGIAYSAKRLRKRK
- the corA gene encoding magnesium/cobalt transporter CorA; this translates as MEIAKKRPKKAGLPPGTIIPSGEISTRDEFKIISYNPVEFLEEQYTSQSIPKQHAEGLVNWCCIEDTQNPIMLENIGKAFSLHHLILEDIANTEQRVKLEDYDQSLFVVVNMINYDPVKNYLQKKQISFVLSDHVLLSFEDSSKESYFAIIQDRIKNSRGQIRKKGIDYLLYSLIDFVVDNYFNLIESIEEEIRFLQDSILKQPKESDLNEINRLKKLLVQVRRMIQPLENVLPELSRLGASYIKKENTVYFRDILDHVSIVLSNLDSLKEELNVILEIYLTRISMKLNEVMKVLTLISTIFIPLTFIAGIYGMNFRYMPELEVKYAYPITLTAMAALALSMVSFFKWKKWI
- the mnmG gene encoding tRNA uridine-5-carboxymethylaminomethyl(34) synthesis enzyme MnmG, with the protein product MTMDSFFPDQFDCIVVGGGHAGAEASYIAARGGLKTLLITMNLDTIGQMSCNPAIGGIAKGHMVREVDALGGLMGKVIDATGIQFKMLNTSKGPSVWAPRAQAEKKEYQLCVKHTLEKTKNLSLRQDTVEEFLIEDKQIRGVKTGRGFTIYAPAVILTTGTFLKGLIHIGTFQKESGRLGDAAAMGLSSSLAKFEFRLGRLKTGTPPRLHADTLDFSILEAQHGDEPPVPFSFSTETITRRQVPCYITYTNLETHKLIEEKLNLSPMYSGQIKSTGPRYCPSIEDKIVRFAERQRHQIFLEPEGYHTKEIYANGISTSLPEEVQWKLVRSIKGLEKAEIIRPGYAVEYDYVDPTELKPSLETHKIKGLYHAGQINGTTGYEEAAAQGLVAAYNVILAHRKEAPLYFSRSESYIGVLVDDLVYKGVEDPYRMFTSRAEHRLLLRQDNADKRLMKYAYRMELVSKEDYKKMEDKYERIEGMRQKIYSTGLKPSPELQTLLDKKNLHSIKYGAKIDAFIKRPEIQLIECKEFIEGLASLPDEDIQVLNMEIKYEGYIKKELEAIDYRKKHYSKEIPENFDYSILTGLKTEALLKLQKHRPVNLERAAQISGVDPSDVDILLYYLLEKEKKEVNV
- the thrC gene encoding threonine synthase — translated: MSQKNFHAHFTCFNENCKETYELNEIVYRCKKCGELLQVSHNTEALKKVSAEEWKATFDGRLGSVRFPNTSGVWNKKEWILPGINENNIVSIGEGKTHLFVADRFAKDLGLKSLHIKQCGVSHTGSFKDLGMTVLVSQVKQMLSEGVSIRAVACASTGDTSAALAAYAAKAGIPSIIFLPGDKVSTAQLIQPVSNGAKVISLDTDFDGCMKIVQEVTKESNIYLANSMNSLRVEGQKSISAEITQQLEWQVPDWIVIPGGNLGNVSALGNGFLLMKEIGIIDKLPRIALAQAENANPLYRSYLKEFQTFEPVQAKATEASAIRIGDPVSVRKAIKTLKTFQGVVEQASEEELADAAARGDLYGMYNDPHTGVALASMLKLIEKGVIQKGQSVVVISTASGLKFTEFKVKYHKHELNGVSSRMANEIIQLPAKLDAVMDVIQKI
- a CDS encoding Rpn family recombination-promoting nuclease/putative transposase, with amino-acid sequence MKQKDTEKQNGLLPLHNDIVFKIFCIKYPHLLADLLNSVLGFEGNQKITRLKILNPEIPGDLMSDKLSVLDIHAKNKNKQYFGIEMQAFPQKFYGKRILYYWAKLYSQQIVRGKKYSDLKPVYSVSFLNFKLLETENYHSIFRVLETSGREIALTKDLEIHILELKKFLNTSGTQESNLEDWIYLIQKAEKLKEEDVKELKIKNPVIREAVEALQDISLDRKTRNYYEMRLKTERDHEATIEYAFEEGLKKGVEQGIEKERYLTQEIEKTQRLVSIREKRAEHKKALRTAIKMKHAGSSLDFISEMTELPEAYLVNFFKKAFSY
- a CDS encoding tetratricopeptide repeat protein translates to MFFIRLFFFLITLSSLIFSEEILYKYRVRIGQKEVKGKEVIQEKINKVSLSPEKTEEEKNKETKEIEKNLDPKTIDYEAENLKDLEYYLKLKEKLEDYNYHYTLFYASTLRHIGLIYVKEKQFEDAKDYFLTSDTVFQNTKFKNSRYHQRLYRDLAVLEYRQFDNPCEAADWMKKCLDTAISTENDRNKKEFLYLQNKCNISKNKGK
- a CDS encoding HAD family phosphatase, translated to MKALFLDMDGLMVDTEKLYQAAQNEIFGKYNILIDESILNKIMGQKPIDSCRILVEETGIPLQPEDLLHKRNQIMEQKLHSELKMMPGLMEFLLEFQGIYRMAVVTGASKKFLDSILASLNIRYFFSSFISSDEIKKGKPEPEIYEKAMESLCVSKEHGIALEDSSNGALSAKRAGLYVIAIPNVYTSGQNFSFVDYMAKDLYEAKEHIKNLIL
- a CDS encoding sporulation protein → MSLMDSFKSMVGKGLPKVEVKLKKTEAAVLESVKGMATITGGEYPVEIEKIVLYMQTLEENVETSKTHESSSKVGTITFNDYALEVGETIELPFQIKIPKSNLLTSTAIKNFVKVHLSISGQDTFGVCEIKII